One window of the Methanobacterium sp. Maddingley MBC34 genome contains the following:
- a CDS encoding CAAX amino terminal protease family (PFAM: CAAX amino terminal protease family_SP), which translates to MEIKTKKTKGNFISKNVNWKLYITLLIASIFGAIAIWPYTFTSMDLLQNLQVPLYVFLAGQIIQTIIMYAIIILIGLYLAKKVGLGLPILEGWLEGREVKNYLKSILGISIGLGLFVGILIVGLDYLFSFAGATINVTQATVNPPAWQGFLASFYGGINEEILLRLFLMTIIAWIIFKIKKTKEGNPTSTGMWLAIVLAAVLFGAGHLPIVMAMTTLTPMVIARTIIINAIGGIIFGWLYWKKGLESSMISHFSADIVLHVIVPLMVLI; encoded by the coding sequence AAATGTTAACTGGAAATTATATATAACTTTACTAATTGCAAGTATCTTTGGAGCGATAGCTATATGGCCCTATACTTTCACCAGCATGGATTTACTTCAAAATTTACAAGTACCATTGTACGTATTTTTAGCTGGTCAGATTATCCAGACCATAATCATGTATGCTATCATCATATTAATTGGCCTTTATCTTGCTAAAAAAGTTGGGCTTGGTCTCCCAATCCTTGAAGGATGGCTTGAAGGGAGGGAAGTTAAAAACTATTTGAAATCCATACTTGGAATATCCATTGGGCTTGGATTATTTGTGGGTATCCTGATAGTTGGCCTTGATTATCTGTTTTCCTTTGCGGGTGCGACAATCAATGTAACTCAAGCTACAGTAAATCCTCCTGCATGGCAGGGATTCCTTGCATCTTTTTATGGTGGAATAAACGAAGAAATCCTGTTAAGATTATTCCTAATGACCATCATTGCATGGATAATCTTTAAGATCAAAAAAACAAAAGAAGGAAACCCAACAAGCACCGGTATGTGGTTAGCTATTGTTTTAGCTGCTGTCCTCTTTGGCGCCGGTCATTTACCAATAGTGATGGCTATGACCACACTCACACCCATGGTAATTGCCCGTACCATTATTATAAACGCTATTGGTGGAATTATATTTGGATGGCTTTACTGGAAAAAAGGTTTGGAATCCAGCATGATATCTCATTTTTCTGCAGATATCGTTTTGCACGTAATCGTGCCATTGATGGTGCTGATTTAA